From a region of the Aeoliella mucimassa genome:
- a CDS encoding SDR family oxidoreductase encodes MSEQEQKIALVTGASDGIGKETARQLAQQGLQVLIGSRSLEKGQKVVEAFAAAGLSVGLVQLDVTDRESIEKAAQQVGEQYGRLDVLVNNAGIALDRTPLSEMSIEDFTLTFQTNVIGTFSVTKLFLPLIRKSSQGRIVIVSSRLASLLNMSDENSRYYSVVLPSYAASKAALNALTIHFARELKDSGIKVNAVEPGLTATRYVTLEGAQPVEVGAESSVKYALIGDDGPTGGFFDREGVHVW; translated from the coding sequence ATGAGCGAACAAGAACAAAAGATCGCCTTGGTTACCGGAGCATCCGACGGAATCGGCAAAGAGACCGCACGCCAGCTAGCGCAGCAGGGTCTGCAGGTGCTGATTGGCTCGCGAAGCCTGGAGAAGGGTCAGAAAGTGGTCGAGGCGTTTGCCGCAGCCGGACTCTCAGTCGGCCTGGTGCAACTCGACGTGACCGACCGGGAGAGCATCGAGAAAGCAGCTCAGCAGGTCGGCGAGCAGTACGGTCGGCTCGACGTGCTGGTAAACAACGCCGGCATTGCGTTGGATCGCACCCCGCTGAGCGAGATGTCGATCGAAGACTTCACGCTCACGTTCCAAACCAATGTGATCGGCACCTTCTCGGTCACCAAGCTCTTCTTGCCGCTGATTCGCAAGTCGTCGCAAGGACGCATCGTGATCGTCTCCAGCAGGTTAGCGTCGCTGTTGAACATGTCCGACGAGAACAGTCGCTACTACTCCGTCGTGCTGCCATCCTACGCGGCATCGAAGGCGGCGCTCAACGCTTTGACCATTCACTTCGCCCGCGAACTGAAAGACTCCGGCATCAAGGTCAACGCAGTGGAACCTGGTTTGACCGCGACCCGCTACGTGACCCTCGAGGGGGCGCAACCGGTGGAAGTCGGCGCTGAATCGTCGGTGAAGTACGCCTTGATCGGCGACGACGGCCCCACCGGCGGGTTCTTCGACCGCGAAGGGGTACACGTGTGGTAA
- a CDS encoding PhzF family phenazine biosynthesis protein yields MSIPYYQVDAFTSHVFAGNPAGVCVLAEWLPDELMLSIAAENNLSETAFVVPRGEYFDLRWFTPAREVDLCGHATLATAHVVMQHLGYRNERLDFETCAGRIAVQASGDLMTLDLPTRAGERCQAPQTLIDALGAEPHTVIKSRDYMAVFESEDDVLNLSPNMTLLKELDCLGVIATAPGHQADFVSRFFAPGAGVPEDPVCGSAHCTLIPYWAEQLDRSQLWALQVSQRGGELSCEHRGERVAIGGRAVTYSTGFLHVASA; encoded by the coding sequence ATGAGCATTCCGTATTATCAGGTCGATGCATTTACTTCCCACGTGTTTGCCGGTAACCCGGCTGGCGTTTGCGTGCTAGCCGAGTGGCTGCCCGACGAGTTGATGCTGTCGATCGCCGCCGAGAACAACCTTTCGGAAACCGCCTTCGTGGTGCCCCGCGGCGAGTACTTCGACCTGCGATGGTTCACCCCCGCCCGCGAGGTCGACCTCTGCGGGCACGCGACCCTGGCGACCGCCCACGTGGTAATGCAGCACCTTGGCTATCGCAATGAGCGACTCGACTTCGAAACCTGCGCTGGGCGGATCGCCGTGCAGGCGTCTGGCGACCTAATGACGCTCGACCTTCCCACCCGCGCTGGCGAGCGGTGCCAAGCACCGCAAACCTTGATCGATGCCCTCGGTGCCGAACCTCATACGGTGATCAAGTCGCGCGACTACATGGCGGTATTCGAATCGGAAGATGACGTGCTCAATCTGAGCCCGAACATGACGTTGCTCAAAGAGCTGGATTGCCTGGGGGTGATCGCGACCGCACCAGGACACCAGGCCGACTTCGTCTCGCGGTTCTTCGCCCCTGGTGCCGGCGTGCCGGAAGACCCCGTATGCGGCTCGGCTCACTGCACGCTGATTCCGTACTGGGCCGAACAACTCGATCGCAGCCAACTATGGGCGCTACAAGTCTCGCAACGCGGCGGCGAATTGAGCTGCGAACACCGCGGCGAGCGAGTCGCCATCGGCGGCCGCGCAGTGACCTACAGCACCGGCTTCCTGCACGTCGCGTCGGCTTAG
- a CDS encoding superoxide dismutase — MPFELPALPYATDAFEPAIDRLTMETHHGKHHAGYVAKLNDALAGTGFEDKPLEEILGNLSAIPEAKRTAVRNNGGGHANHSLFWSVLTPEGITAPSGKLHEAIETTFGSYESFKTEFANAATSRFGSGWAWLSVDSGNLVVESTPNQDSPLMEGRTPILGLDVWEHAYYLSYQNRRPDYVSAFFSLIHWQEVSRRYLEAI, encoded by the coding sequence ATGCCATTTGAACTACCCGCCCTCCCCTACGCGACCGATGCGTTCGAACCAGCCATCGATCGCCTGACCATGGAGACCCATCACGGGAAGCACCATGCAGGCTATGTCGCCAAACTGAACGACGCCTTGGCGGGCACCGGCTTCGAGGATAAGCCGCTCGAAGAGATTCTCGGCAACCTCTCGGCGATCCCCGAGGCCAAGCGTACCGCGGTTCGCAACAACGGCGGCGGTCACGCCAATCACTCGTTGTTCTGGAGCGTGCTGACCCCTGAAGGAATCACCGCGCCGAGCGGCAAGCTGCACGAAGCCATCGAAACGACGTTTGGTAGCTACGAGTCGTTCAAGACCGAGTTCGCCAACGCGGCAACCAGCCGTTTCGGCAGCGGCTGGGCCTGGCTGAGTGTCGACTCCGGCAACCTCGTGGTCGAAAGCACCCCGAACCAGGACAGCCCGCTGATGGAAGGCCGCACGCCGATCCTGGGGCTCGATGTCTGGGAGCACGCCTACTACCTGAGCTACCAGAACCGCCGGCCCGACTACGTGTCGGCCTTCTTCTCACTCATCCACTGGCAAGAAGTCTCCCGGCGCTATCTCGAAGCCATCTAG
- a CDS encoding sugar phosphate isomerase/epimerase family protein — protein MFICASTECFPELGPKEVLQQLVDLEFTAVELALHEENGWMKPSEVLGDFERAVQTCGDTHRMHIAALSVDIHATGDDYYKQFAAICKLAKAIKVVTLVVPSSELGTPFNEEIERLKNLVGIAAFEGAVVSMKTTIGCMTQDPDTAAVICDNVKGLALTLDPSHYIAGPHQGRSYDKLLKYVQHVHLRDTSKDSLQVRVGQGEIDYGRLATMLTKQGYSRALGVHITPSEGVDHFGEMRKMRLLLDSLL, from the coding sequence GTGTTTATTTGTGCTTCGACCGAGTGTTTTCCCGAACTGGGACCCAAGGAAGTCTTGCAGCAACTGGTCGATCTGGAATTTACGGCCGTCGAGCTAGCACTGCATGAAGAAAATGGCTGGATGAAGCCGAGCGAGGTGCTCGGCGATTTCGAGCGCGCGGTGCAAACTTGCGGCGACACTCATCGCATGCACATTGCCGCGCTGTCGGTCGACATTCACGCGACCGGCGACGACTACTACAAGCAGTTTGCTGCGATCTGCAAGCTGGCCAAGGCCATCAAGGTGGTCACGCTGGTGGTTCCCTCGTCGGAACTCGGCACCCCGTTCAACGAAGAGATCGAGCGACTCAAGAACCTGGTCGGCATCGCCGCATTTGAAGGAGCGGTGGTTTCGATGAAGACCACCATCGGCTGCATGACCCAGGATCCCGACACCGCTGCGGTGATTTGCGACAACGTGAAGGGTCTCGCTTTGACGCTCGACCCCAGCCATTACATTGCCGGCCCGCACCAGGGACGCAGTTACGACAAACTACTGAAGTACGTGCAGCACGTGCACTTGCGTGATACCTCGAAAGACAGCCTGCAGGTTCGCGTGGGGCAGGGCGAGATCGACTACGGTCGGCTCGCGACCATGCTCACCAAGCAAGGCTACAGCCGAGCACTCGGCGTGCACATCACCCCGAGCGAAGGGGTCGATCACTTCGGCGAAATGCGCAAGATGCGACTGTTGCTCGATAGCCTGCTGTAA
- a CDS encoding tetratricopeptide repeat protein, whose protein sequence is MALPIEGYTVVLLKQRVAALLEQGKITPPNSTVLQDEHLWRCSFMAEQDAIDFVEQLAALELNTTQGPDPDVVLASEFDQSVAPYCEWLQLATWEQAIIAWRAGTKPDSVTAREGWDPKKGSGLTYGTQYDIEKLEFVRLEGNIEVYRDKESGKLLYIGRQTPSLQAVLKSASEFIGQHMIQPGRRPLTGELHTKMSQVVEQLESIREKHRDKWNLHWMLGKGYQSLGNNAQAYKSFRTALELNNNEEAILRELAGLCLTARRFDEAVGYAQTAASAKPDDPQVLGNLAISYLLAGRMEKASKTIRAAMPLNEQDQVNQHIYSLILQVEQGHAAPPRSLTEAMLSQVPVKRKKKFWQIWK, encoded by the coding sequence ATGGCACTGCCGATCGAAGGTTACACGGTTGTTCTCCTGAAGCAGCGTGTCGCCGCGCTTTTGGAGCAAGGCAAGATTACGCCGCCGAACAGCACCGTGCTGCAGGACGAGCACTTATGGCGGTGCTCGTTCATGGCCGAGCAGGACGCCATCGACTTCGTCGAGCAACTAGCGGCCTTGGAGCTGAACACCACGCAGGGGCCGGACCCCGATGTGGTGCTCGCCAGCGAGTTCGACCAGTCGGTCGCACCCTACTGCGAATGGCTGCAGCTTGCCACGTGGGAGCAGGCAATCATCGCCTGGAGGGCTGGTACCAAGCCCGACAGCGTGACCGCCCGCGAGGGATGGGATCCCAAGAAAGGATCGGGGCTCACGTATGGTACGCAATACGACATAGAGAAGCTGGAGTTCGTCCGCTTAGAAGGCAACATCGAAGTCTATCGCGACAAGGAGTCGGGCAAGCTGTTGTACATCGGCCGCCAGACACCAAGCTTGCAGGCGGTGCTCAAGTCGGCCAGCGAGTTCATCGGTCAGCACATGATACAACCCGGCCGGCGCCCGCTCACGGGAGAACTGCACACCAAGATGAGCCAGGTGGTTGAGCAGTTGGAGTCGATCCGTGAGAAGCATCGCGATAAGTGGAATCTGCACTGGATGCTGGGGAAAGGCTATCAATCGCTCGGCAACAACGCCCAGGCGTACAAGTCGTTCCGCACGGCGCTGGAGCTCAACAACAACGAGGAAGCGATCCTCCGCGAACTAGCTGGACTCTGCCTGACCGCGCGACGATTCGACGAAGCGGTCGGCTACGCCCAAACGGCCGCCAGCGCCAAGCCCGACGATCCCCAGGTGCTCGGCAATCTGGCGATCTCCTATTTGCTGGCAGGGCGCATGGAAAAAGCGTCGAAGACCATTCGAGCGGCGATGCCGCTCAACGAGCAGGATCAGGTGAATCAACACATCTACTCACTGATCCTCCAGGTGGAACAAGGCCACGCGGCACCCCCTCGCTCGCTGACCGAGGCCATGCTCAGCCAAGTTCCTGTGAAACGGAAGAAGAAGTTCTGGCAGATCTGGAAGTAA
- the soxR gene encoding redox-sensitive transcriptional activator SoxR, which produces MSSQDNDETLLAIGELAQRSGIAVSAIHFYESKGLVRSTRNKRNQRLFSRRELRVLGLIKVAQDLGFTLDEIGEAFSGIPTDRVPTTRDWQRVSRALDEALQAKIELATRMRNKLNQCIGCGCLSLNDCPLRNPSDELAEKGPGPHLLR; this is translated from the coding sequence ATGTCTAGCCAGGACAACGACGAGACTTTGCTAGCGATCGGAGAGCTAGCCCAACGCAGCGGCATCGCCGTGTCGGCCATCCATTTCTATGAGTCGAAAGGGCTGGTCCGCAGCACTCGAAACAAGCGGAATCAACGGCTTTTTTCGCGTCGCGAACTCCGCGTGCTTGGCCTGATCAAAGTGGCCCAGGACCTGGGATTCACGCTCGACGAGATCGGCGAGGCCTTCAGCGGTATCCCTACCGATCGGGTTCCCACAACCCGCGACTGGCAACGGGTGAGTCGCGCGCTCGACGAAGCACTGCAGGCAAAGATCGAACTCGCTACGCGGATGCGGAACAAGCTGAACCAGTGCATCGGGTGCGGGTGCCTGTCGCTGAACGACTGCCCGCTACGTAATCCGAGCGACGAACTTGCCGAGAAAGGTCCGGGACCTCACTTGCTGCGGTAG
- a CDS encoding leucine-rich repeat domain-containing protein: MSDEKEIPDQARNMLSQHGRSIDFSDGCSLGLVDLSRTKVDNDDLQSLVFYPGISKLNLEGTTISDAGMVHVGKMQHLESLNVDGTLVSDSSLAKLLELTRLERLNLGCAQPCSPAGQRPMPVSAVLRNRITNRGLAVLVDCISLRRLNLQATHVNDRGLLHSLPEMPGLQRLTLSYLDITDHGIDALESLKWLVELRLEHTAISSDAMIRLMSSKVHSLRDLDLSNTVVSDATLAAFPADCLLQELRLIDTVVSDAGCQHLSQYKSLQNLRLDYTQVTDDGVRELAACGQLRNLELFRTKVSDTCLVWLSDLWLEHLGLGYTDVTDVGMPDAAEFPALKSLDLRGTKLTDRGLRHLVQSSSLEQLFLDHTSITGEGLRCLIGGRLQSLSLHSRIGDDGLQVLANCPSLVRLAVRSAGASDWRPLAELQQLEVLLIDDEVADLSPLQSLRNLKYLLLWGDRFSAASLARLRLALPDCQIATYEPKMVAWCDFRKLCPYG, from the coding sequence GTGAGCGATGAAAAAGAGATTCCCGATCAAGCTCGTAACATGCTGTCGCAGCATGGCAGGAGCATCGACTTTTCCGATGGCTGCTCATTGGGCCTTGTTGACCTCTCGCGCACCAAGGTCGACAACGACGACTTGCAAAGCCTGGTTTTCTATCCTGGGATCAGCAAGTTAAATCTGGAAGGTACCACGATCTCCGACGCTGGCATGGTGCACGTGGGCAAGATGCAACACCTTGAGTCGCTGAACGTCGACGGTACGCTTGTTTCCGATAGCAGTCTTGCGAAGCTCCTGGAGCTTACCAGGCTCGAGCGGCTGAATCTCGGTTGCGCGCAGCCATGTTCTCCTGCAGGCCAGCGACCGATGCCAGTGTCCGCGGTGCTGAGAAACCGGATTACCAACCGGGGACTGGCGGTATTGGTCGACTGCATCTCGCTCCGTCGATTGAACTTGCAAGCAACCCACGTGAACGATCGTGGGCTTCTACACTCGCTTCCCGAGATGCCTGGCCTGCAAAGGTTAACGCTCAGCTATCTCGATATCACCGACCACGGCATCGACGCCCTCGAGTCGCTCAAGTGGTTAGTGGAACTAAGACTCGAACATACCGCGATCAGTAGCGATGCGATGATCCGCTTGATGTCGAGCAAGGTACATTCGCTTCGCGATCTCGATTTGTCGAATACCGTGGTTAGCGACGCAACGCTTGCCGCGTTTCCCGCGGATTGCCTGCTGCAAGAGTTGCGACTGATCGACACGGTCGTTTCCGACGCTGGTTGTCAGCATTTGTCCCAATACAAGTCGCTTCAGAATCTTCGCTTGGATTACACGCAGGTCACCGACGACGGCGTGCGTGAGTTAGCCGCTTGCGGTCAGTTGCGAAATCTCGAACTTTTTCGGACCAAAGTGTCCGATACCTGCTTGGTATGGCTCTCCGATCTCTGGCTCGAGCACTTGGGACTTGGTTACACGGATGTGACCGACGTCGGCATGCCCGACGCGGCGGAGTTTCCCGCGCTCAAGAGTCTCGATCTGCGCGGCACGAAACTCACCGATCGAGGGCTGCGGCATTTGGTGCAATCCTCCAGCCTCGAGCAGCTATTCCTCGACCACACATCGATCACTGGCGAGGGGCTGCGTTGCTTGATCGGCGGCCGGCTGCAATCGCTCTCGTTGCACTCGCGAATAGGTGACGACGGACTGCAGGTGCTGGCGAACTGTCCGAGTCTGGTACGGCTTGCCGTCCGCTCGGCGGGCGCGAGCGACTGGCGTCCGCTCGCTGAGCTACAGCAACTCGAAGTACTGTTGATCGACGACGAAGTTGCCGACTTGTCGCCGCTGCAATCGCTCCGCAACCTGAAATACCTGCTCCTCTGGGGCGACCGGTTCTCGGCCGCTTCGCTGGCCAGGCTTCGGCTAGCACTGCCCGACTGCCAGATTGCCACCTATGAACCCAAGATGGTTGCCTGGTGCGATTTCCGCAAGCTTTGTCCTTATGGCTAG